From Anopheles coluzzii chromosome 3, AcolN3, whole genome shotgun sequence, the proteins below share one genomic window:
- the LOC120954781 gene encoding protein held out wings isoform X2, translating to MNQLHHNHHIMSTYGGTVENSGTNQQQQQQQQQQQQPNQQQSTQSIADYLAQLLKDRKQLAAFPNVFLHIERLLDEEISKVRASLFHINGVTKEPLQLPDPEGESVTLNEKVYVPVKEYPDFNFVGRILGPRGMTAKQLEQETGCKIMVRGKGSMRDKKKEDANRGKPNWEHLSDDLHVLITVEDTENRATIKLKRALDEVKKLLVPHAEGEDELKKRQLMELAIINGTYRDSTTKVAPADNTFSFDPQQYTDDRWKMAAAASAADQRMLTQASLAAAANLAAANQMAGRTAPNPLGAPIILSPRISVPTTAASLIPGSGPPPTIDHTTGLIYASPYTDYSYALAAAGNPLLTEYADHSFSRLGCYAGPRQGQMKV from the coding sequence ATGAATCAATTGCACCACAACCATCACATCATGAGCACGTACGGTGGCACGGTGGAAAACAGCGGcaccaaccagcagcagcagcaacagcagcagcagcaacaacaaccaaaccagCAACAGTCGACGCAAAGCATCGCCGACTATCTGGCCCAGCTGCTGAAGGACCGCAAACAGTTGGCCGCCTTCCCGAACGTGTTTCTGCACATCGAGCGGCTGCTCGACGAGGAAATCTCGAAGGTGCGCGCCTCCCTGTTCCACATCAACGGCGTGACGAAGGAGCCGCTCCAGCTGCCCGACCCGGAAGGGGAATCGGTCACGCTCAACGAGAAGGTGTACGTCCCGGTGAAGGAGTATCCCGACTTTAACTTCGTCGGCCGCATCCTGGGGCCGCGCGGCATGACCGCCAAGCAGCTCGAGCAGGAGACGGGCTGCAAGATCATGGTGCGAGGGAAGGGCTCGATGCGGGACAAGAAGAAGGAGGACGCGAACCGGGGCAAACCGAACTGGGAGCACCTGTCGGACGATCTGCACGTGCTGATCACGGTGGAGGATACGGAAAACCGAGCGACCATCAAGCTGAAGCGCGCGCTCGACGAGGTGAAGAAGCTGCTCGTCCCGCACGCCGAGGGCGAGGACGAGCTGAAGAAGCGCCAGCTGATGGAGCTGGCCATCATCAACGGCACGTACCGCGACTCGACCACCAAGGTCGCGCCCGCCGACAACACGTTCAGCTTCGACCCGCAACAGTACACGGACGATCGGTGGAagatggcggcggcggcgtcggcCGCCGACCAGCGCATGCTGACGCAGGCGTCGCTCGCGGCCGCGGCCAATCTGGCCGCCGCCAACCAGATGGCGGGCCGGACCGCCCCGAACCCGCTCGGTGCGCCGATCATCCTGTCGCCCCGCATCTCCGTCCCGACGACGGCCGCGAGCCTGATACCGGGGTCGGGTCCGCCGCCCACGATCGACCACACGACCGGGCTGATCTACGCCTCCCCCTACACGGACTACAGCTACGCGCTGGCGGCGGCCGGCAATCCGCTGCTCACGGAGTACGCCGATCACAGC
- the LOC120954781 gene encoding protein held out wings isoform X4: MNQLHHNHHIMSTYGGTVENSGTNQQQQQQQQQQQQPNQQQSTQSIADYLAQLLKDRKQLAAFPNVFLHIERLLDEEISKVRASLFHINGVTKEPLQLPDPEGESVTLNEKVYVPVKEYPDFNFVGRILGPRGMTAKQLEQETGCKIMVRGKGSMRDKKKEDANRGKPNWEHLSDDLHVLITVEDTENRATIKLKRALDEVKKLLVPHAEGEDELKKRQLMELAIINGTYRDSTTKVAPADNTFSFDPQQYTDDRWKMAAAASAADQRMLTQASLAAAANLAAANQMAGRTAPNPLGAPIILSPRISVPTTAASLIPGSGPPPTIDHTTGLIYASPYTDYSYALAAAGNPLLTEYADHSVRQF, encoded by the coding sequence ATGAATCAATTGCACCACAACCATCACATCATGAGCACGTACGGTGGCACGGTGGAAAACAGCGGcaccaaccagcagcagcagcaacagcagcagcagcaacaacaaccaaaccagCAACAGTCGACGCAAAGCATCGCCGACTATCTGGCCCAGCTGCTGAAGGACCGCAAACAGTTGGCCGCCTTCCCGAACGTGTTTCTGCACATCGAGCGGCTGCTCGACGAGGAAATCTCGAAGGTGCGCGCCTCCCTGTTCCACATCAACGGCGTGACGAAGGAGCCGCTCCAGCTGCCCGACCCGGAAGGGGAATCGGTCACGCTCAACGAGAAGGTGTACGTCCCGGTGAAGGAGTATCCCGACTTTAACTTCGTCGGCCGCATCCTGGGGCCGCGCGGCATGACCGCCAAGCAGCTCGAGCAGGAGACGGGCTGCAAGATCATGGTGCGAGGGAAGGGCTCGATGCGGGACAAGAAGAAGGAGGACGCGAACCGGGGCAAACCGAACTGGGAGCACCTGTCGGACGATCTGCACGTGCTGATCACGGTGGAGGATACGGAAAACCGAGCGACCATCAAGCTGAAGCGCGCGCTCGACGAGGTGAAGAAGCTGCTCGTCCCGCACGCCGAGGGCGAGGACGAGCTGAAGAAGCGCCAGCTGATGGAGCTGGCCATCATCAACGGCACGTACCGCGACTCGACCACCAAGGTCGCGCCCGCCGACAACACGTTCAGCTTCGACCCGCAACAGTACACGGACGATCGGTGGAagatggcggcggcggcgtcggcCGCCGACCAGCGCATGCTGACGCAGGCGTCGCTCGCGGCCGCGGCCAATCTGGCCGCCGCCAACCAGATGGCGGGCCGGACCGCCCCGAACCCGCTCGGTGCGCCGATCATCCTGTCGCCCCGCATCTCCGTCCCGACGACGGCCGCGAGCCTGATACCGGGGTCGGGTCCGCCGCCCACGATCGACCACACGACCGGGCTGATCTACGCCTCCCCCTACACGGACTACAGCTACGCGCTGGCGGCGGCCGGCAATCCGCTGCTCACGGAGTACGCCGATCACAGC
- the LOC120954781 gene encoding protein held out wings isoform X3, which produces MNQLHHNHHIMSTYGGTVENSGTNQQQQQQQQQQQQPNQQQSTQSIADYLAQLLKDRKQLAAFPNVFLHIERLLDEEISKVRASLFHINGVTKEPLQLPDPEGESVTLNEKVYVPVKEYPDFNFVGRILGPRGMTAKQLEQETGCKIMVRGKGSMRDKKKEDANRGKPNWEHLSDDLHVLITVEDTENRATIKLKRALDEVKKLLVPHAEGEDELKKRQLMELAIINGTYRDSTTKVAPADNTFSFDPQQYTDDRWKMAAAASAADQRMLTQASLAAAANLAAANQMAGRTAPNPLGAPIILSPRISVPTTAASLIPGSGPPPTIDHTTGLIYASPYTDYSYALAAAGNPLLTEYADHSSLSMFQVRQF; this is translated from the coding sequence ATGAATCAATTGCACCACAACCATCACATCATGAGCACGTACGGTGGCACGGTGGAAAACAGCGGcaccaaccagcagcagcagcaacagcagcagcagcaacaacaaccaaaccagCAACAGTCGACGCAAAGCATCGCCGACTATCTGGCCCAGCTGCTGAAGGACCGCAAACAGTTGGCCGCCTTCCCGAACGTGTTTCTGCACATCGAGCGGCTGCTCGACGAGGAAATCTCGAAGGTGCGCGCCTCCCTGTTCCACATCAACGGCGTGACGAAGGAGCCGCTCCAGCTGCCCGACCCGGAAGGGGAATCGGTCACGCTCAACGAGAAGGTGTACGTCCCGGTGAAGGAGTATCCCGACTTTAACTTCGTCGGCCGCATCCTGGGGCCGCGCGGCATGACCGCCAAGCAGCTCGAGCAGGAGACGGGCTGCAAGATCATGGTGCGAGGGAAGGGCTCGATGCGGGACAAGAAGAAGGAGGACGCGAACCGGGGCAAACCGAACTGGGAGCACCTGTCGGACGATCTGCACGTGCTGATCACGGTGGAGGATACGGAAAACCGAGCGACCATCAAGCTGAAGCGCGCGCTCGACGAGGTGAAGAAGCTGCTCGTCCCGCACGCCGAGGGCGAGGACGAGCTGAAGAAGCGCCAGCTGATGGAGCTGGCCATCATCAACGGCACGTACCGCGACTCGACCACCAAGGTCGCGCCCGCCGACAACACGTTCAGCTTCGACCCGCAACAGTACACGGACGATCGGTGGAagatggcggcggcggcgtcggcCGCCGACCAGCGCATGCTGACGCAGGCGTCGCTCGCGGCCGCGGCCAATCTGGCCGCCGCCAACCAGATGGCGGGCCGGACCGCCCCGAACCCGCTCGGTGCGCCGATCATCCTGTCGCCCCGCATCTCCGTCCCGACGACGGCCGCGAGCCTGATACCGGGGTCGGGTCCGCCGCCCACGATCGACCACACGACCGGGCTGATCTACGCCTCCCCCTACACGGACTACAGCTACGCGCTGGCGGCGGCCGGCAATCCGCTGCTCACGGAGTACGCCGATCACAGC
- the LOC120959712 gene encoding potassium/sodium hyperpolarization-activated cyclic nucleotide-gated channel 2-like: MRHKLKENRHICTIEQTRISQAENRALPRHVKILRALQKLRLASDQHPSTEKHLKSSYQIIKENERLQQCFPAFIIHPFSLLRLYSDVVVFIVMNLHLMLLPFAFSFLAFETRPTRHLVEYIDLSLCVILVVEFALTFCTGFVVLETNEIVLNPRKIFLNRLRPFRLIYDLLLFFPYILLLEVFDELIVEAGAEASLVFVSFLYLCNIARFRDSNRYFSVIPRSLDISQSKMRIVEVIMNTLYVLHWTTCLGYIIPVLLKVDSSARTSDEEELLAAMHLPQPNVSAALERVANPFVRVRLTDLDTSTAYRYLRSMMITLRVGLASSEKKDIEEHYVYHWIMWLVMFLGWLWFNYVPVVLCRFFDSPEMATDQYDKFMANLKAFVYNKRLSATLERKLRNNFATRFRTRYFDEEMIMGLFPSNLRSSIRMETCRHLVASVDLFKNLPYFILTDIVNCLQLEVYLRDDVIIAAGSYGDSMYFLAAGTVAVYAMNGKELGHLTDGAYFGEISLIRRNQQRTANVVALEACEIYRLSHEDFQNVVKPHAYLLNRIRKQAEQRLAMMKRKKDKMYGKKFFEAFLQ; encoded by the coding sequence ATGCGACACAAGCTGAAAGAAAACCGGCATATTTGCACGATCGAACAGACGCGCATTTCACAGGCGGAAAATCGGGCCCTTCCGCGGCACGTCAAAATCCTTCGGGCGCTGCAAAAGCTACGACTTGCCTCCGATCAGCATCCGTCCACGGAGAAGCACCTCAAAAGTTCCTACCAGATCATCAAGGAGAACGAGCGGCTTCAGCAATGCTTTCCCGCCTTCATCATACATCCCTTCAGCCTGCTCCGGCTGTACAGCGATGTGGTCGTTTTCATCGTGATGAACCTGCACCTGATGCTGCTACCGTTTGCGTTCAGCTTTTTAGCCTTCGAAACGCGCCCAACGCGACACCTGGTGGAGTACATCGATCTTTCGCTCTGTGTGATCCTGGTAGTGGAGTTTGCGCTTACATTCTGCACAGGATTCGTGGTGCTGGAAACAAACGAAATCGTCCTAAATCCGAGGAAAATCTTCCTCAACCGTTTGCGTCCCTTCCGGCTGATATACGatctgttgctgtttttccCCTACATACTGCTGCTGGAAGTGTTCGACGAGCTGATCGTTGAGGCGGGTGCGGAAGCAtcgcttgtgtttgtgtcgttcCTGTATCTGTGCAATATTGCCCGGTTTCGGGATAGTAATCGGTACTTTAGCGTCATTCCACGATCGCTAGACATTTCCCAGAGCAAAATGCGCATCGTGGAGGTCATCATGAACACGCTGTACGTGCTGCACTGGACCACCTGCCTTGGGTACATTATACCGGTGCTGCTGAAAGTCGATTCTTCCGCCCGTACTTCCGATGAGGAGGAACTGCTAGCTGCGATGCATCTCCCACAGCCCAACGTATCCGCTGCACTGGAAAGGGTGGCCAATCCGTTCGTACGGGTGCGCCTGACGGACCTCGACACCTCCACCGCCTATCGCTATCTGCGCAGCATGATGATAACGCTACGGGTCGGGTTGGCTTCGAGCGAGAAGAAGGACATTGAAGAGCACTACGTGTACCACTGGATCATGTGGCTGGTAATGTTTCTCGGCTGGCTGTGGTTCAACTACGTGCCCGTTGTGCTATGCAGGTTTTTCGACTCGCCCGAGATGGCCACCGACCAGTACGACAAGTTTATGGCCAACCTGAAAGCGTTCGTGTACAACAAGCGGCTGAGCGCCACGTTGGAGCGGAAGCTGCGCAACAACTTCGCCACCCGGTTCCGGACGCGCTACTTCGACGAGGAGATGATAATGGGCCTGTTTCCCAGCAACCTTCGAAGCAGCATCCGGATGGAGACGTGCCGCCATCTGGTGGCGAGTGTGGATCTGTTCAAAAATCTGCCCTACTTCATACTGACGGATATTGTGAATTGTCTGCAGCTGGAGGTTTACCTGCGGGACGATGTGATCATTGCGGCGGGAAGTTACGGTGATTCGATGTACTTCCTGGCGGCCGGTACGGTGGCCGTGTACGCAATGAACGGGAAGGAGCTAGGCCATCTGACCGATGGGGCGTACTTCGGGGAGATATCACTGATCAGGCGCAACCAGCAGCGTACGGCGAATGTGGTTGCGCTGGAGGCGTGTGAAATCTATCGACTGTCGCACGAGGACTTCCAGAACGTTGTTAAACCGCACGCCTATCTGCTGAACCGGATCCGCAAGCAGGCCGAGCAGCGGTTGGCCATGATGAAGCGAAAGAAGGACAAGATGTATGGGAAGAAGTTTTTCGAAGCATTCTTACAatga